Proteins co-encoded in one Acidobacteriota bacterium genomic window:
- a CDS encoding FG-GAP repeat protein codes for MKGLVVALVLVFSTSAFVQTTFDVKNASKYFDIKVKVEKCDDGYCTGKASFSFFKKNGSKPYQVIELDDTQIQLSQAGQPLTNISLLYDDQSVVNVGDFNFDGMEDVAICNGANGSYGGPSYNVYLSSRAAGKFVYSKEFSALGEHLGMFEVDKKRKRLSTLDKSGCCYHIAEEFIVVNNKPFKIRSVEEDATASDDRMTTITTKTWVGGKWKTTVTHGKREE; via the coding sequence ATGAAGGGATTGGTGGTCGCACTTGTTCTCGTGTTTAGTACGTCGGCGTTCGTTCAAACGACGTTCGACGTGAAGAACGCCTCGAAATATTTCGATATCAAGGTAAAGGTCGAGAAATGTGATGACGGTTATTGCACCGGCAAAGCGTCGTTCTCGTTTTTCAAGAAGAACGGGTCGAAACCTTATCAGGTCATCGAACTAGACGATACGCAGATCCAACTTTCTCAGGCGGGACAGCCGCTGACCAATATTTCACTGCTTTATGACGACCAGAGCGTTGTAAATGTTGGTGACTTCAATTTTGACGGCATGGAAGACGTGGCAATCTGCAACGGGGCAAACGGTTCATACGGCGGGCCTTCATACAATGTTTACTTGTCATCGCGGGCGGCGGGGAAGTTTGTTTACAGCAAGGAGTTTTCAGCTCTCGGTGAGCATCTCGGAATGTTCGAGGTCGATAAGAAACGGAAACGCTTGAGCACGCTCGATAAAAGCGGTTGCTGCTATCACATTGCCGAGGAATTTATCGTGGTCAACAACAAGCCGTTTAAGATACGCTCGGTCGAAGAAGACGCGACCGCCTCGGACGACCGAATGACCACGATCACTACAAAAACCTGGGTCGGCGGGAAATGGAAGACTACAGTTACGCACGGAAAGCGTGAAGAATAG
- a CDS encoding pyridoxal-phosphate dependent enzyme: protein MKTYSDILSLIGNTPLVRINNITREHKIKAQVYAKMESLNPGYSVKDRIGISMIDWAEREGVLKKGGTIIEATSGNTGIGLALVAAVRGYKCIFVLTEKASTEKVRYLKGLGADIVVCPAAAKPGTPDHYVATAKRISEETPNSFYPDQYNHPENPAAHYRTTGPEIWNDTDGKITHFVASIGTGGTISGTARYLKEMNPNIKVIGADPYGSIFKTYKESGFVPEATPYLVEGIGQNLPVGNADVGIIDEIINITDRESFNSAREMARREGIFSGGSAGTIFAAALKVAKDLSEDDILVFIVCDTGEHYLSKFYSDEWMKEKLMLEPQRITAGLIAETKNSGSPPVLISVSPDQTLSSALSLMSENGVTQMPVLEEHRSVGSIRESHVLAKLLENRELLDGKVGDVMDESFPVLEADASLVQIKAKLKKYPAVLIEDFKRITAIITRSDVLDIQK from the coding sequence ATGAAAACTTATAGCGACATCCTCAGTCTAATCGGCAATACGCCCCTCGTGCGTATCAATAACATCACCAGAGAGCACAAGATCAAGGCTCAGGTTTACGCCAAAATGGAGAGCCTGAATCCGGGGTATTCCGTCAAGGATAGGATCGGAATCTCCATGATCGACTGGGCCGAGCGCGAAGGCGTGCTCAAGAAAGGTGGGACGATCATCGAGGCGACGTCGGGTAACACTGGCATCGGCCTGGCCCTAGTTGCAGCGGTTCGCGGATACAAATGTATTTTCGTGCTTACTGAAAAAGCCTCGACCGAAAAGGTCCGCTATCTTAAAGGTTTAGGTGCCGACATCGTGGTGTGTCCGGCCGCGGCAAAGCCCGGAACGCCCGACCATTACGTGGCGACGGCGAAACGGATCTCCGAGGAAACCCCGAATTCCTTCTATCCGGACCAGTACAATCATCCTGAGAATCCGGCAGCCCATTACCGCACGACCGGACCTGAGATCTGGAACGATACTGACGGCAAGATAACGCATTTTGTCGCAAGCATCGGTACCGGAGGCACCATCAGCGGCACGGCCCGTTATCTTAAGGAGATGAACCCGAATATCAAGGTCATCGGCGCTGACCCGTACGGTTCGATCTTTAAGACGTATAAAGAATCCGGTTTCGTTCCCGAAGCAACTCCCTATTTAGTAGAGGGGATCGGGCAAAATTTGCCGGTTGGAAACGCCGACGTCGGGATCATCGATGAGATCATCAATATCACCGACCGCGAGTCCTTCAACTCCGCACGAGAAATGGCTCGCCGCGAAGGTATTTTTAGCGGTGGATCAGCGGGAACGATCTTCGCTGCCGCTCTAAAAGTCGCTAAGGATCTTAGCGAGGACGATATCCTGGTATTCATCGTCTGCGATACGGGTGAGCATTATCTATCTAAGTTCTACTCAGACGAGTGGATGAAGGAAAAACTGATGCTAGAGCCGCAGCGGATCACTGCGGGATTGATCGCAGAAACCAAGAACTCGGGTTCGCCGCCGGTCCTTATTTCAGTCTCACCAGATCAGACTCTAAGCTCCGCTCTGAGCCTGATGAGCGAGAATGGAGTGACCCAAATGCCGGTTTTGGAAGAGCATAGATCAGTCGGCAGCATTCGCGAAAGCCACGTACTCGCCAAGCTTCTCGAAAACCGTGAACTGCTCGACGGCAAGGTCGGCGATGTCATGGACGAGAGTTTTCCGGTCCTCGAGGCCGACGCAAGCCTGGTTCAGATCAAGGCGAAACTAAAAAAATATCCGGCAGTTTTGATCGAAGATTTTAAGCGAATTACTGCTATAATCACTCGGTCTGACGTTTTGGATATTCAAAAATAA
- a CDS encoding BON domain-containing protein — protein MKKSLAKFALFLIVAAVITTGCSAPSDQNKNTASTNKSNTPVLQTTPTCDDAEITSLLEKTYSSPPFAADSMYFNYFSKGCVVTLYGGVSSASIRQQAILAAEDTKGVSKVITDKFYPNTTTTSKPIPGSCACPDGYKPCGDICIPNGDQCNIKGETCKKITATTVPGNKAP, from the coding sequence ATGAAGAAATCACTTGCAAAGTTTGCTCTTTTTCTTATAGTTGCTGCCGTCATTACGACCGGTTGCAGTGCACCATCGGACCAGAACAAGAACACCGCGTCAACTAACAAGTCGAACACTCCGGTCCTGCAAACGACGCCCACCTGCGATGATGCTGAGATAACGAGTCTCCTGGAAAAGACCTATTCGTCGCCACCTTTTGCTGCCGATTCCATGTATTTTAATTACTTCTCGAAAGGCTGCGTAGTCACCCTTTACGGCGGCGTAAGCAGCGCGAGTATTCGTCAACAGGCGATCCTTGCCGCAGAGGATACCAAGGGCGTTTCCAAAGTAATAACTGACAAGTTCTACCCAAATACAACAACTACTTCGAAGCCTATTCCCGGATCTTGCGCATGTCCGGACGGTTACAAACCCTGTGGGGATATATGTATTCCAAACGGCGATCAATGCAACATAAAAGGGGAGACTTGCAAAAAGATCACGGCTACGACGGTGCCCGGTAACAAGGCTCCCTAA
- a CDS encoding serine/threonine-protein kinase, translating into MLNSGEILSHYKIVSAIGAGGMGEVYLAEDSKLGRQVALKVLLSEVSGDKDRVNRFVQEAKAASALNHPNILTVFEIGNYEGSQYIATELIKGFTLRDHIRSEPISLIASLDIALQITAALGAAHEAGIIHRDIKPENIMIRQDGLVKVLDFGLAKLLPNSAQSIETTLPHLNTKPGMIVGTVAYMSPEQARGRPIDPRSDIFSLGIVLFEMFAGKRPFEGESHLDLISSILKDDPPALRQVVPDLPRQLERIVDKTLRKDRDHRYQSVRDLHIDIEDLRDELKFEAKLNKSVHPTLERAIHETNQDSLLNTQSKLRSALTTSISKTRRFTVLHALVFVLLTASIVGSVWYFRPASGSNAITAVYKTTEVASWTSAPGELFGTASISPDGKLVAFASTRSGTKGIWVTQTNSTDAIQVTNDAFPNTDPIWSPKGDEIAFVSQRPGADGSPTIGIWRVGALGGTPRSIAAFTDGSSQLRRWTSTGKIYYELNGELYAVEIASGTTQKVTSFGDNKAKWTDISADEKTIAYATGTDTDWEIFSSDLATKKVTQIAKGKGKLDKYIAWLPEKGQLFFSTTADEVQQMFATTSGSGVNERIATPESESSIVDAAPDGRSIILSSAKEESNLWGVPVAGGAENPVSRDLNAKLWPDVSPDGQRVVFQSVKGLSSGNRLLRSNIVVKSLKPATDSERPTTIAENGFLPAWSPDGSAVAYRKINGQEHELYLVNASGGGERLLAATGISRVGYSISPYNQVESRYYDWAPDSSSIAFVREQDKIANLYLVSRRDGAETKLTNFSEPGVVLNAPEWSSDGKRIVFSYQYKNRDENGKAKRGLKVVDISSGQITQVFETDRIFRLIGWTSDENGVIIVEPSKEFSGLPPETKVIRIAISGGAESLVTSLKNIYFYNIFLSKDRKQLAYAARDQNLDNIWVLATAGGTPRRLTNNNDSGSYFSKLAWVPDGSSIVFGKQTRFSVLSSMNFSNSE; encoded by the coding sequence GTGTTGAATTCAGGCGAAATACTCTCGCACTATAAGATCGTTTCCGCGATCGGAGCGGGCGGAATGGGCGAGGTCTATCTTGCCGAGGACTCAAAGCTCGGCCGTCAGGTCGCGCTTAAAGTTCTGCTGAGCGAGGTTTCCGGAGATAAAGATCGGGTCAATCGATTCGTTCAGGAAGCTAAGGCCGCGTCAGCTCTTAATCATCCGAATATCCTCACGGTTTTCGAGATCGGAAATTACGAGGGGTCGCAATACATCGCGACCGAGTTGATAAAGGGCTTTACGCTCCGCGACCACATAAGGAGCGAGCCGATCAGTCTGATCGCTTCACTCGACATCGCACTGCAGATAACCGCCGCACTTGGCGCGGCTCACGAAGCCGGGATCATTCATCGTGATATCAAACCGGAAAATATCATGATCCGGCAGGATGGCCTGGTGAAGGTGCTTGATTTCGGACTAGCAAAGCTTTTGCCTAACAGCGCCCAGAGCATCGAAACGACTCTGCCGCACCTCAATACAAAGCCGGGAATGATCGTCGGTACGGTCGCGTACATGTCGCCCGAACAGGCTAGGGGAAGGCCGATCGACCCGAGAAGCGACATTTTTAGCCTTGGGATCGTGCTATTTGAGATGTTCGCCGGCAAGCGGCCATTCGAAGGTGAAAGCCATCTTGATCTGATCAGTTCTATCCTTAAAGACGATCCGCCCGCACTTCGCCAGGTCGTACCTGATCTGCCGCGGCAACTCGAACGTATCGTCGATAAAACGCTTAGGAAAGACCGCGACCATAGGTATCAAAGCGTCAGAGATCTGCATATAGACATAGAAGACCTCAGAGACGAATTGAAATTTGAGGCAAAACTCAACAAGAGCGTTCATCCGACCCTCGAACGAGCGATCCACGAAACGAATCAGGACAGCCTGCTGAATACGCAAAGCAAACTACGCTCTGCTCTTACAACCAGCATCTCAAAAACCCGAAGGTTCACAGTGCTACATGCTCTGGTCTTTGTACTTTTGACGGCTTCGATCGTTGGCTCCGTCTGGTATTTCCGGCCCGCGAGCGGGTCAAATGCAATCACGGCAGTCTATAAAACTACGGAGGTCGCCAGTTGGACGAGTGCACCGGGGGAACTGTTCGGAACGGCAAGTATCTCGCCTGATGGGAAACTAGTCGCTTTCGCCTCGACGCGTTCAGGCACCAAAGGCATATGGGTAACGCAGACTAACTCAACGGATGCGATCCAGGTCACGAACGATGCGTTCCCAAATACCGATCCGATCTGGTCGCCAAAGGGCGATGAGATCGCATTTGTATCGCAGCGGCCAGGAGCGGATGGCTCACCAACCATAGGTATTTGGCGTGTTGGTGCCCTCGGCGGTACGCCGCGGTCTATCGCCGCGTTCACTGACGGCAGCAGTCAGCTTCGCCGCTGGACCTCCACCGGAAAGATCTATTACGAGCTGAACGGTGAACTCTACGCTGTCGAAATAGCCAGCGGAACCACTCAGAAGGTCACATCGTTCGGCGACAACAAGGCGAAATGGACAGACATTTCGGCCGACGAAAAAACGATCGCCTATGCGACCGGCACAGACACCGATTGGGAAATATTCTCGAGCGATCTGGCAACCAAAAAAGTGACTCAGATCGCTAAAGGAAAGGGCAAGCTCGATAAGTACATCGCGTGGCTGCCTGAGAAGGGTCAGCTTTTTTTCAGCACCACGGCGGATGAGGTCCAGCAAATGTTCGCCACGACATCGGGATCGGGAGTGAATGAACGGATCGCGACCCCGGAATCGGAAAGCAGCATCGTTGACGCCGCGCCTGACGGCCGCTCCATCATTTTGAGTTCGGCGAAAGAGGAATCAAACCTCTGGGGCGTTCCAGTTGCGGGTGGGGCTGAGAATCCAGTCTCCCGCGACCTCAATGCGAAACTCTGGCCCGATGTCTCGCCTGACGGCCAGCGAGTCGTTTTCCAATCCGTAAAGGGCCTTAGCTCAGGTAACAGGCTTCTGAGATCCAACATCGTCGTAAAGTCGCTAAAACCGGCAACCGACAGTGAGCGACCAACAACGATTGCTGAGAACGGTTTTCTTCCTGCTTGGTCGCCCGACGGCTCCGCCGTGGCATATCGCAAGATCAACGGGCAAGAACACGAACTCTATCTCGTGAACGCTAGCGGTGGCGGCGAGCGCCTGCTTGCGGCGACCGGTATTTCACGTGTTGGCTATTCGATCTCCCCATACAATCAGGTCGAGAGCCGTTACTATGATTGGGCTCCCGATAGTTCCTCGATAGCCTTTGTCCGTGAACAAGACAAGATCGCGAACCTCTATTTAGTGTCACGTCGAGATGGAGCCGAGACGAAGCTCACAAATTTTAGTGAACCTGGGGTTGTTTTAAACGCTCCGGAGTGGTCGTCGGACGGCAAGCGAATAGTATTTTCGTATCAATACAAGAACCGCGACGAAAACGGAAAAGCCAAGCGTGGATTGAAGGTCGTTGATATTTCAAGCGGGCAGATAACTCAGGTTTTTGAAACCGACCGCATCTTCCGCCTTATTGGCTGGACATCCGACGAGAATGGGGTGATTATAGTCGAACCGAGCAAAGAATTTAGTGGGCTGCCGCCCGAAACGAAAGTTATCCGAATCGCTATTTCAGGCGGTGCCGAGAGTCTGGTCACGAGTCTTAAGAACATATATTTCTATAATATTTTCCTGTCTAAAGACAGAAAGCAGCTGGCGTACGCCGCGCGCGATCAGAACCTGGACAATATCTGGGTTCTCGCGACGGCAGGAGGAACGCCGCGGAGGCTGACGAATAACAACGATTCAGGATCGTATTTCTCAAAACTCGCGTGGGTACCTGACGGTAGTTCGATCGTATTCGGTAAGCAAACGCGATTCAGCGTGCTATCGTCAATGAACTTTTCGAATTCGGAATAA
- a CDS encoding redoxin domain-containing protein → MKRVIFLFTIVLALAIAGRAQGIAVGVTMDDFTLSGTDGGTHSLNSLKGKNGTVVMFLSAQCPVVKGYIERINAVAADYKAKGITFIGINSNSTEDFNWVKTDADQNFKFPMLIDKGNKLADKLGASVTPEAYYVDAKNVLLYHGAIDNDRSGKAITEQYLRTAFDQSLAGQKVVNTRKNAFGCTIKKIAAQ, encoded by the coding sequence ATGAAAAGAGTTATTTTTCTATTCACTATAGTGCTCGCTTTAGCGATCGCGGGCAGAGCACAGGGAATCGCGGTTGGAGTCACGATGGATGACTTTACTCTTTCCGGCACAGACGGTGGTACGCATAGCCTTAACAGCCTGAAGGGTAAAAATGGTACGGTGGTGATGTTCTTGTCGGCACAGTGCCCGGTTGTAAAGGGATATATCGAACGCATAAACGCGGTTGCCGCAGATTATAAGGCGAAAGGCATAACTTTTATCGGGATAAATTCCAATTCGACTGAAGATTTTAACTGGGTTAAGACTGACGCCGATCAGAATTTCAAGTTCCCAATGCTTATCGACAAAGGCAATAAACTCGCCGACAAACTCGGAGCCAGCGTGACGCCTGAGGCATACTACGTGGATGCCAAAAATGTGCTTCTATATCACGGTGCGATCGACAACGACCGTTCGGGCAAGGCCATCACAGAGCAGTACCTTAGAACAGCTTTCGATCAATCGCTCGCCGGTCAGAAGGTTGTAAATACACGCAAGAACGCATTTGGCTGCACGATAAAGAAGATCGCGGCTCAGTAG
- a CDS encoding redoxin domain-containing protein, giving the protein MSNKLVFFAKTALCAVFMFTVALPVFSQVKKPKTPAKNAAASVPNVTQIDIEGLKALIKPKGKPLLINFWATWCDPCREEFPDLVKIDTAYKGKIDLVTVSLDDLADIKTLVPKFLTEVKAEMPAYLLKTADESAAITMVAKDWSGNLPLTILFAPSGETAYIRMGKVKYETVTAEIDKILMP; this is encoded by the coding sequence ATGTCTAATAAGCTTGTTTTTTTCGCAAAGACGGCGCTCTGCGCCGTCTTCATGTTTACGGTCGCTTTACCGGTTTTTTCGCAAGTGAAAAAGCCCAAAACGCCTGCCAAGAACGCCGCGGCTTCCGTGCCGAACGTTACCCAGATCGATATCGAAGGGCTCAAGGCATTGATAAAGCCGAAAGGAAAGCCGTTGCTTATAAATTTTTGGGCGACGTGGTGCGACCCATGCCGCGAAGAGTTTCCCGATCTCGTAAAGATCGATACCGCGTACAAAGGTAAGATCGATCTTGTGACGGTTTCGCTCGATGACCTCGCCGATATCAAGACGCTTGTCCCTAAATTTCTCACCGAGGTAAAAGCCGAAATGCCGGCTTATCTACTCAAAACGGCTGATGAAAGCGCAGCGATCACAATGGTCGCCAAGGACTGGAGCGGTAACCTTCCGCTAACCATTCTTTTCGCGCCTTCGGGCGAGACGGCGTATATTCGGATGGGCAAGGTTAAATACGAGACGGTGACGGCAGAGATCGATAAGATCCTTATGCCATAG
- the purL gene encoding phosphoribosylformylglycinamidine synthase subunit PurL gives MTSITPEIVEQHGLKPDEYQKIIELMGREPNITELGVFSVMWSEHCSYKSSRVHLKRLPVTGPRVIVPPGENAGVVDIGDDWCVAFKVESHNHPSFIEPFQGAATGVGGILRDVFTMGARPIAAMNSLRFGPLGSEPGAVVTGSDEKVQARNRSILKGCVEGIGHYGNCFGVPTVGGEVVFDESYSLNPLVNAFALGIVRKDQIFFGKAEGIGNPVLYAGAKTGRDGIHGATMASAEFDEEALEKRPTVQVGDPFLEKLLLEACLEAMRSGAIEGIQDMGAAGLTSSSVEMAARAGNGLELDLTLVPQRETGMTAYEMLLSESQERMLIVARKGREKEVVEIFNKWDLDCVTIGRVVEGDRLKIVHNGELMADLPVMALTDEAPKYNRPMTAPQKAEPPALAGGFRQTPRTEDPNEALKMLLLSSNICSKRWVYEQYDTMVRTNTVITPGADAAVIRVKETRRAIAMCLDGNGKFTAIDPKNGAKLAVAEAARNVVCVGATPIAVTNCLNFASPERPEVMWSFSEVIDGIADACNAFDTPIVSGNVSFYNETDGKGILPTPTIGMVGLIDDTRKIITHGFKNEGDIIAVLGETKDDLAASEYSQTILGYTTDELIANGKVPQIDLEAEKLVQDTLLRLADQMLLSSAHDCSDGGIAVAIAESCFSSLGRHTTGATVDISSNGLAIDPLLFGESPSRIVVSFAPEVLEKVKAVVGTCPFQIIGEVGASVLDISVDGTRAVSLPADDLERAWSDGLENRLSN, from the coding sequence ATGACCAGTATCACGCCCGAGATAGTCGAACAGCACGGCCTCAAACCTGACGAGTACCAAAAGATCATAGAATTAATGGGCCGCGAGCCCAATATTACGGAGCTCGGCGTCTTTAGTGTGATGTGGTCAGAGCACTGTTCTTACAAGTCATCGCGCGTACATCTCAAGCGTCTGCCCGTCACCGGCCCGCGTGTGATCGTACCGCCCGGCGAGAATGCCGGCGTGGTCGATATCGGCGACGACTGGTGCGTGGCGTTCAAGGTTGAATCGCACAATCACCCAAGCTTCATCGAGCCATTCCAAGGGGCCGCAACCGGCGTCGGCGGAATCCTGCGAGACGTTTTCACAATGGGAGCAAGGCCGATCGCAGCGATGAATTCGCTTAGATTCGGTCCGCTCGGGTCAGAACCGGGAGCCGTGGTGACTGGATCCGACGAAAAGGTCCAAGCCCGCAACCGCTCCATCCTCAAAGGCTGCGTCGAAGGCATCGGCCATTACGGCAACTGCTTCGGCGTGCCAACCGTCGGCGGCGAGGTCGTTTTTGACGAATCGTATAGTCTAAATCCGCTCGTGAACGCCTTCGCTCTAGGCATCGTCCGCAAAGACCAGATCTTTTTCGGCAAGGCTGAAGGTATCGGCAATCCAGTTTTGTACGCAGGAGCAAAAACCGGACGTGACGGTATTCACGGAGCGACGATGGCGTCGGCGGAGTTTGATGAGGAAGCCCTCGAAAAACGCCCAACGGTCCAGGTCGGCGATCCGTTCCTTGAAAAGCTCCTTCTCGAAGCCTGTCTCGAAGCCATGCGCAGCGGAGCGATCGAAGGCATCCAGGACATGGGCGCTGCGGGGCTCACGAGTTCGTCCGTCGAAATGGCTGCCCGTGCAGGCAACGGCCTCGAGCTAGATCTGACGCTCGTTCCGCAGCGTGAAACCGGTATGACCGCATACGAAATGCTGCTCTCCGAATCGCAGGAGCGAATGCTTATCGTCGCCCGCAAGGGTCGCGAAAAAGAGGTCGTCGAGATCTTTAACAAGTGGGACCTCGACTGCGTGACCATCGGCCGAGTGGTCGAAGGCGACCGCCTCAAGATCGTCCACAATGGCGAGCTGATGGCCGATCTGCCGGTCATGGCACTGACAGACGAAGCTCCGAAATACAATCGGCCGATGACAGCGCCACAAAAGGCAGAACCACCTGCGTTAGCGGGTGGGTTCCGGCAAACGCCAAGGACCGAAGACCCAAACGAAGCATTAAAAATGCTTCTCTTGTCGTCCAACATCTGCTCCAAACGCTGGGTTTACGAGCAGTACGACACGATGGTTCGCACGAACACGGTGATCACGCCGGGAGCTGACGCGGCGGTCATTCGCGTCAAGGAAACCCGCCGCGCGATCGCGATGTGTTTGGACGGGAACGGCAAATTCACCGCGATCGACCCCAAAAACGGTGCAAAACTCGCGGTTGCTGAGGCTGCGCGAAACGTCGTTTGTGTCGGGGCAACCCCGATCGCGGTCACGAACTGCCTTAATTTCGCTTCGCCCGAGCGGCCTGAGGTGATGTGGAGTTTCTCTGAGGTTATCGATGGCATTGCCGACGCGTGTAATGCGTTCGACACGCCGATCGTTTCAGGCAACGTCTCGTTCTACAACGAAACGGACGGAAAAGGAATTCTGCCGACGCCGACGATCGGCATGGTCGGCCTGATCGATGACACGCGAAAGATCATCACCCACGGCTTCAAAAACGAAGGCGACATCATCGCCGTCCTCGGCGAAACAAAAGACGACCTCGCTGCCAGCGAATACAGCCAAACCATTCTCGGCTACACGACCGACGAACTGATAGCGAACGGCAAAGTTCCGCAGATCGATCTCGAAGCCGAAAAGCTGGTCCAGGACACGCTGCTTAGACTCGCCGACCAGATGCTTCTGTCCTCGGCCCACGATTGCTCGGACGGCGGCATCGCCGTCGCGATCGCGGAAAGCTGCTTTTCGTCACTCGGACGCCATACGACGGGAGCTACTGTCGATATTAGCTCCAATGGCCTGGCGATCGATCCTCTTCTATTTGGCGAAAGTCCTTCTCGTATTGTCGTTAGCTTTGCTCCCGAGGTGCTTGAAAAGGTTAAGGCCGTTGTGGGAACCTGCCCATTTCAGATTATTGGCGAGGTTGGTGCCTCCGTACTCGATATCTCTGTCGACGGTACCAGGGCTGTTTCGCTGCCGGCTGACGACCTTGAGCGTGCTTGGTCGGATGGCCTTGAAAACCGATTAAGCAACTAA
- a CDS encoding AbgT family transporter, producing MTTAAKSSPEFGFLGRLLNRIEKVGNAIPNPALLFVGFAVVTLILSAIVSWSGLSVVHPGTGETVKAVNLLSVDGLHRILTGLVTNFTGFAPLGVVLVGIMGIAVAEASGLISAVLRALVLSAPRRLLTVVVIFAGVMSNMASDIGYVVLIPLSAMIFLAVGRHPLVGLAAAFAGVSGGFSANLLLGPTDALLAGLTQEAARIIETAYVVTPASNFYFMAASTFLITVLGAWMTERVIAPRLGEYQGEAKANSLEKLLPVEKRALLWTAVAAAVFVGLILWGTIPPSGFLRDPKTGSLLKSPFLSGIIAFIFFGGVLLGLVYGFASRTFKKVEEVIAAMENSMKTMAVYLVLAFFASQFVAFFNWSNLGLILAVEGAELLKGLQLSGITLIIAFVVLSILLDLFIGSASAKWAVMAPVFVPMLMLLGYSPELAQASYRIGDSVCNIITPLMSYFPLIVAFAQKYDPKAGIGTIMSLMMPYSLVFFIGWTVFLIVWFTFGLPLGPGAGLYYQPEMVPER from the coding sequence ATGACGACTGCTGCAAAATCATCGCCAGAATTCGGATTTCTTGGCCGGTTACTGAACCGGATCGAGAAGGTCGGAAACGCTATACCTAATCCGGCCCTTCTTTTCGTTGGGTTTGCCGTTGTAACTTTGATCTTGTCCGCCATCGTTTCCTGGTCCGGCCTTTCCGTAGTTCATCCTGGAACCGGCGAGACCGTAAAAGCGGTAAATCTGTTAAGCGTGGATGGATTGCACCGGATCCTAACCGGCTTGGTCACAAACTTCACGGGTTTCGCTCCACTTGGAGTCGTTCTTGTGGGGATAATGGGAATCGCCGTGGCTGAGGCAAGCGGCCTTATCTCGGCTGTTTTGCGAGCTTTGGTGCTGTCCGCTCCTCGTCGGCTTCTCACGGTGGTCGTTATTTTCGCCGGGGTCATGTCGAATATGGCCAGCGATATCGGTTACGTTGTTTTGATCCCGCTTTCCGCAATGATCTTCCTGGCGGTTGGGAGGCATCCGCTGGTCGGACTAGCGGCTGCATTTGCCGGCGTTTCCGGCGGCTTTAGCGCGAATTTGCTGCTCGGCCCTACCGATGCTCTACTGGCCGGGCTTACGCAAGAGGCAGCCCGGATCATCGAGACAGCGTACGTCGTTACTCCCGCTTCAAATTTCTACTTCATGGCCGCGTCGACATTTCTTATTACCGTCTTGGGAGCCTGGATGACGGAACGCGTGATAGCTCCCCGTCTCGGTGAATACCAGGGTGAGGCTAAGGCTAACAGTTTAGAAAAGCTTTTACCTGTCGAGAAACGAGCTCTTTTATGGACTGCGGTGGCTGCTGCTGTTTTTGTGGGCCTCATACTTTGGGGAACGATCCCGCCCAGTGGATTTCTTCGCGATCCTAAAACCGGCAGCTTGCTGAAATCACCATTTCTATCCGGGATCATTGCATTTATTTTCTTTGGCGGAGTCTTACTCGGACTGGTTTATGGCTTCGCTTCGCGAACTTTTAAAAAGGTAGAAGAAGTGATCGCCGCGATGGAAAACTCGATGAAGACCATGGCGGTCTATCTTGTTTTGGCATTCTTTGCCTCGCAATTTGTCGCATTTTTTAACTGGTCCAATCTGGGATTGATACTTGCGGTTGAAGGTGCGGAACTGCTCAAGGGGCTTCAGCTTAGCGGCATCACGCTGATCATCGCGTTTGTCGTCCTGTCCATACTCCTTGATCTGTTTATTGGTTCTGCCTCAGCCAAGTGGGCCGTGATGGCACCGGTCTTTGTTCCGATGCTCATGCTGCTCGGTTACTCGCCCGAGCTCGCTCAGGCTTCGTACCGTATCGGCGACAGCGTTTGCAACATTATTACGCCTCTGATGTCATATTTCCCGCTGATCGTAGCCTTTGCTCAGAAATACGATCCTAAAGCTGGTATTGGTACGATAATGTCGCTCATGATGCCATATTCATTGGTCTTCTTTATTGGATGGACAGTTTTCTTGATCGTGTGGTTCACATTTGGGTTGCCTTTGGGCCCCGGAGCGGGTTTGTACTATCAACCTGAGATGGTTCCTGAGAGATAG